The Bemisia tabaci chromosome 5, PGI_BMITA_v3 genome includes a window with the following:
- the LOC109040867 gene encoding uncharacterized protein, which translates to MKKELYHTSRAAVPVFVFVCLLQSVTSDAPLLDAAALPLEHRGIYGPPLPPGPGPLPSGNGIGPGPDDPWPLATPDQPQIKHLQVQCEKTHMRVNIEFDRPFYGMIFSKGFYSDPHCVHLKPGTGHLSATFEIFLNSCGMSSSANHNAHGGYTTPSGSYVENTIIIQYDPYVQEVWDQARKLRCTWYDFYEKAVTFRPFQVDMLHAVTANFLGDNLQCWMQIQVGKGPWASEVSGIVKIGQTMTMVLAIKDDENKFDMLVRNCVAHDGKRAPIQLVDQHGCVIRHKIMSKFQKIKNFGPSASVVSFAYFQAFKFPDSMNVHFQCVIQVCRYNCPEPHCGGDYAGPQLGGIGGGEYGPPPPPPQGVPHQEYGVPDYGGLGFPDPRHPSGPTGAYSEQKSEVVPPPSGNGNSNNNGNNNGNGNNNGNGTTPATFSTQKTSPSNSINEANDIHLPPPPLPGHQNTYTTVKRKGTVDDEGNLAVLGGRPRSVEIPVDSSPRRRRSPEIVRTIVVSHVYKREAQEMTDVNTSRTIQVVAPGDVNFALNPVGSASNETVVVSSRTTEADSICISVSSFVAGLSMLLAILVVACLVAAFLFVRVRTLDRKGMTATFVHGGFDPSEFVKVTS; encoded by the exons AGTGTGACCAGCGATGCGCCACTCCTAGATGCTGCAGCACTACCCTTGGAACACAGAGGGATCTATGGGCCCCCTCTGCCCCCAGGACCGGGGCCCCTCCCTTCAGGGAATGGGATAGGGCCTGGCCCAGATGATCCCTGGCCGCTAGCCACGCCGGACCAGCCTCAAATCAAACATCTCCAAGTGCAGTGTGAGAAAACTCACATGCGTGTCAACATCGAGTTCGATCGGCCATTCTATGGCATGATTTTCTCGAAAG GATTCTACAGCGATCCTCACTGCGTGCACCTGAAACCAGGCACCGGGCACTTGAGCGCGACGTTCGAGATCTTCCTGAACAGCTGCGGCATGTCCTCGTCAGCCAACCACAACGCTCACGGCGGCTACACGACGCCCAGCGGCAGCTACGTCGAGAACACCATCATCATCCAGTACGACCCGTACGTCCAAGAAGTCTGGGACCAGGCCAGGAAGCTCCGCTGCACCTGGTACGACTTCTACGAGAAGGCCGTGACGTTTCGGCCCTTTCAGGTCGACATGCTCCACGCCGTCACCGCCAACTTCCTCGGAGACAACCTGCAGTGCTGGATGCAGATCCAAGTCGGCAAGGGACCCTGGGCCTCCGAAGTGTCCGGCATCGTGAAGATCGGCCAGACCATGACCATGGTCCTCGCCATCAAGGACGACGAGAACAAGTTCGACATGCTCGTCCGCAACTGCGTCGCCCACGACGGGAAACGCGCCCCCATCCAGCTCGTCGACCAGCACGGCTGCGTCATCCGACACAAGATCATGTCCAAGTTCCAGAAGATCAAGAACTTCGGGCCGTCCGCCTCCGTAGTCTCCTTCGCCTACTTCCAAGCCTTCAAGTTCCCCGACTCCATGAACGTCCACTTCCAGTGTGTCATCCAGGTGTGTCGCTACAACTGCCCTGAACCCCACTGCGGCGGCGACTACGCCGGACCCCAGCTCGGCGGCATCGGCGGCGGAGAGTACGGACCACCTCCTCCTCCACCTCAAGGCGTGCCACACCAAGAATACGGAGTACCCGACTACGGCGGTCTTGGTTTCCCAGACCCCAGGCATCCCTCAGGGCCCACCGGCGCTTACTCCGAGCAGAAATCCGAAGTCGTGCCACCCCCGAGTGGAAACGGAAACAGCAACAACAACGGCAACAACAATGGCAACGGCAACAACAATGGCAACGGAACGACACCCGCCACATTCTCCACGCAGAAGACATCGCCCAGCAATAGCATCAACGAAGCCAACGACATTCACCTACCTCCTCCACCACTACCCGGTCACCAGAACACATACACGACTGTCAAGCGGAAAGGAACCGTCGACGACGAAGGCAACCTCGCCGTTCTGGGAGGTCGACCAAGGTCGGTCGAGATCCCGGTCGACAGTAGTCCAAGGCGGCGGAGATCGCCGGAGATCGTGCGCACCATCGTCGTGTCGCACGTCTACAAGAGAGAAGCTCAAGAAATGACTGATGTAAACACTAGTAGAACTATTCAAGTGGTCGCCCCTGGGGACGTAAACTTCGCCCTGAACCCGGTAGGGAGCGCCAGCAACGAGACGGTTGTGGTTTCCTCTCGGACCACGGAGGCCGACAGTATATGTATAAGTGTGTCCAGTTTCGTGGCCGGGCTATCCATGCTCCTGGCCATCCTAGTCGTTGCGTGCCTTGTCGCCGCTTTCCTCTTCGTCCGCGTCCGGACCCTCGACCGCAAGGGAATGACCGCCACCTTCGTCCACGGCGGCTTCGACCCCTCCGAATTCGTCAAAGTGACCAGTTAG